A single window of Coffea eugenioides isolate CCC68of chromosome 7, Ceug_1.0, whole genome shotgun sequence DNA harbors:
- the LOC113778344 gene encoding BURP domain-containing protein BNM2A-like, with protein sequence MAFSGFGSIRFLLFLALLVLQYFCCISSREIVRQSPFNKVQNHQSYADHTDGHGDHLRMLKMKRDVDAKDPELQIFFTINDLKVGRRMPIYFSIKDPSRSPPLLSREEADSIPFSSSQLPKLLKLFSFSDDSPQAKAIEDTLHHCEYKPIKGESKFCATSLESLLDSTRAIFGPKVQFKVLTTNHLTNFTASQLKNYAILEIPKEISARRIVGCHPLPYPYAVFYCHSQESDNKLFKVSLMGDDGGRVEAIAMCHMDTSQWNPDHVAFLVLKTEPGKSSVCHFFPADNLVWIPSPSLSN encoded by the exons ATGGCTTTCTCTGGATTTGGCTCTATCAGATTCCTCCTGTTTCTTGCACTTCTTGTCTTACAG TATTTTTGCTGTATTAGCTCCAGGGAGATTGTTAGACAGAGCCCTTTCAACAAAGTACAAAATCATCAGAGCTATGCAGATCATACAGACGGTCATGGTGACCATCTGAGGATGCTAAAAATGAAACGAGATGTGGATGCTAAGGATCCTGAATTGCAAATCTTTTTCACTATCAATGATCTCAAAGTTGGGAGAAGAATGCCAATCTATTTCTCCATCAAAGACCCATCCAGGTCTCCACCTCTTCTTTCCAGGGAAGAAGCTGATTCAATTCCTTTCTCATCTTCTCAACTTCCCAAGCTTCTCAAACTATTCTCCTTCTCTGATGACTCCCCACAAGCAAAAGCAATAGAAGACACGCTTCACCATTGCGAATACAAGCCCATTAAAGGAGAATCTAAGTTCTGTGCAACCTCATTGGAGTCCTTGCTTGATTCCACCCGTGCCATCTTTGGACCAAAAGTTCAATTCAAAGTTCTAACTACAAATCATCTTACCAATTTTACGGCTTCCCAATTGAAAAACTACGCAATTCTTGAAATTCCCAAAGAAATCTCGGCTCGTAGAATTGTGGGATGCCATCCTTTGCCTTATCCTTATGCTGTTTTCTACTGCCACAGCCAAGAGAGTGATAATAAGTTGTTTAAGGTTTCTTTAATGGGCGATGATGGTGGAAGAGTCGAAGCTATCGCGATGTGTCACATGGATACCTCGCAGTGGAACCCTGACCATGTTGCGTTTCTGGTGCTGAAAACTGAGCCTGGAAAATCGTCAGTTTGCCATTTCTTTCCAGCAGATAATCTTGTTTGGATTCCATCACCGTCTCTATCCAATTGA
- the LOC113778664 gene encoding homeobox-leucine zipper protein ATHB-6-like, whose product MKRLGSSDSLGALMSICPTSTDEHNQGNSHVYPREFQSMLEGLDEEGCVEESGHVPEKKRRLSVDQVKALEKNFEVENKLEPERKVKLAQELGLQPRQVAVWFQNRRARWKTKQLERDYGVLKANYDTLKHNYENLQHDNEALIKEIRELKSKLQDDKSEGKVLVKEEVMVSESDDDKAIDHQAKTSMDDVLAECDEDDDANELNFVESFNSSNGVMNGASIFTDFKDGSCDSDSSAILNEENLNNSSSSPNAAISSSGGGVVLQTVPHQFLISNGGGGGGGSSSTTISNGFQFGHDSKAAILGEAHKSSSSAAAAAAYQPQFVKIEEHNFFSGDDSCSTFFSDDQPPTLHWYCPEEWN is encoded by the exons ATGAAGAGACTTGGCAGCTCTGATTCCTTGGGTGCTTTGATGTCTATCTGTCCAACTTCTACAG ATGAGCATAACCAAGGAAACAGCCATGTTTACCCAAGGGAATTTCAATCCATGTTGGAAGGCTTAGATGAGGAAGGCTGTGTGGAGGAATCTGGCCATGTCCCAGAGAAAAAGAGGAGGCTAAGTGTGGATCAAGTCAAGGCATTAGAAAAGAATTTTGAGGTTGAAAACAAACTTGAACCAGAGAGAAAAGTTAAGCTTGCTCAAGAACTTGGTTTGCAGCCTCGACAGGTTGCTGTTTGGTTCCAAAACCGCCGCGCTAGGTGGAAAACTAAGCAGTTGGAGAGAGATTACGGCGTCCTCAAAGCCAATTATGATACCCTCAAACACAATTATGAGAATCTCCAGCATGACAATGAAGCTCTGATCAAAGAg ATTCGTGAGCTGAAATCTAAGCTACAAGATGACAAAAGCGAAGGCAAAGTTTTAGTTAAAGAAGAGGTAATGGtgtctgaaagtgatgatgataaGGCGATAGATCATCAAGCAAAAACATCAATGGATGATGTTCTAGCTGAAtgtgatgaagatgatgatgcaaaTGAGCTCAACTTTGTTGAGAGCTTTAACAGCAGCAATGGAGTAATGAATGGTGCCTCAATTTTTACTGATTTTAAAGATGGATCGTGTGATAGTGACTCAAGCGCAATCTTGAATGAGGAGAATCTCAATAACAGCAGCAGCAGCCCAAATGCTGCTATTTCTTCATCTGGAGGAGGGGTTGTTCTTCAAACAGTACCCCACCAGTTCTTGATATCcaatggaggaggaggaggtggtggttCTTCATCAACAACCATTAGTAATGGATTTCAGTTTGGTCATGACTCAAAAGCAGCAATTCTTGGAGAAGCTCACaaatcatcatcatcagcagcagcagcagccgcATACCAGCCACAGTTTGTGAAAATTGAGGAGCACAATTTTTTCAGCGGTGATGACTCATGCAGTACCTTTTTTTCAGATGATCAACCTCCCACTCTTCATTGGTATTGCCCTGAAGAGTGGaattga